Proteins from one Flavobacterium sp. N2038 genomic window:
- a CDS encoding efflux RND transporter periplasmic adaptor subunit: MKSNIIKSTAILFTALVVLSCEKKKEETAKAEIEPKVETFALAKEKLTTELRLPAELTGFQQVDLYAKVSSFVKLLKVDIGTKVKKGQLLIVLEAPEISSQLAAAESRLKSMEAIYATSKSTYNRLYETSKVEGTISKNDLEMASGKKNSDYAQYQAAIAAHKEVSIMRGYLEIRAPFDGVVAARNVNLGTFVGPAGKGSDLPLLTIQEQSKLRLAVSVPELYTGYLHPGDEMSFNVKSLPETFSAKITRMSGALDLKLRSERVEMDVHNTKGNLLPGMVAEVLLPLNAKDSTFVVPKSAVVSSAEGIYVVKVVNHKATRIDIKKGREIEDKIEIFGDLTPNDKLVKIASEETKEGDVINE; the protein is encoded by the coding sequence ATGAAAAGTAACATTATAAAATCTACAGCGATACTTTTTACAGCTTTAGTTGTATTAAGCTGTGAAAAGAAAAAAGAAGAAACTGCAAAGGCAGAAATCGAACCTAAAGTAGAAACTTTCGCTTTAGCGAAAGAAAAACTAACAACAGAATTGCGTTTGCCAGCCGAATTAACCGGTTTCCAACAAGTTGATTTGTATGCAAAAGTGAGCAGTTTTGTAAAACTATTGAAAGTTGATATTGGTACGAAAGTAAAAAAAGGACAGCTTTTGATTGTTTTAGAAGCACCGGAAATCAGTTCGCAATTGGCTGCAGCCGAATCGAGATTGAAATCTATGGAAGCGATTTATGCAACAAGCAAAAGTACTTACAACCGTTTGTACGAAACCAGCAAAGTGGAAGGAACGATTTCTAAAAATGACTTAGAAATGGCAAGCGGTAAAAAGAATTCTGATTACGCACAATACCAGGCAGCAATTGCAGCACACAAAGAGGTTTCGATCATGAGAGGGTATTTAGAAATTCGTGCTCCATTTGATGGCGTTGTAGCCGCTAGAAATGTCAATTTAGGCACATTTGTTGGTCCGGCAGGAAAAGGTTCAGATTTGCCTTTATTAACGATTCAGGAGCAAAGCAAATTACGTTTAGCGGTTTCTGTACCGGAATTGTACACAGGATATTTGCACCCGGGAGACGAAATGAGTTTTAATGTAAAATCATTGCCCGAAACTTTCAGCGCTAAAATTACCAGAATGTCTGGCGCTTTAGATTTAAAATTACGTTCTGAAAGAGTTGAAATGGACGTTCATAACACCAAAGGAAATTTATTACCCGGAATGGTTGCCGAAGTTTTATTACCACTTAACGCGAAAGACAGCACCTTTGTAGTGCCAAAATCGGCAGTAGTAAGTTCTGCAGAAGGAATATATGTGGTAAAAGTAGTAAACCATAAAGCGACAAGAATTGACATTAAAAAAGGAAGAGAAATCGAAGATAAAATTGAAATTTTCGGTGATTTGACTCCAAACGATAAACTGGTAAAAATTGCCAGCGAAGAAACTAAGGAAGGCGATGTCATAAACGAATAA
- a CDS encoding efflux RND transporter permease subunit — translation MNLIRFALRKPISILVLVAGLFFFGIGAIKDIKVDILPKMNLPVIYIAHPFGGYTPDQMEAYFAKNYVNVLPFSNGIKSVETKNIQGLMIMKLTYYEGTNMAQAAAELSALSNRIQAAFPPGTQPPFIIRFDASSLPIGQLVLSSKIRSNNELQDLANVYVRASFTSIPGLLSPAPFGGSPRTIEVNVDPDLLRSHNMTPDQIVEAIRLNNQTAPSGNVRMGDKNYITPTNNTIKEIKDFEQIPLFKGGVQNLKLGDVASVKDGADITQGYALVNGKRSVYISIAKAGDASTWDVVQKLKAELPKIQSTLPEDVNITYEFDQSVYVINSVKSLITEGIIGAVLTGLMVLLFLGDRRAALIVIMTIPISIISGVLFLKLFGQTINLMSLSGLALAIGILVDESTVTIENIHQHLDMGKPKALAIWDACQEIALPKLLILLCILAVFAPAFTMVGIPGALFLPLALAIGFSMVISFLLSQTFVPVMANWMMKDHIKHEHEPNITDDEAEFNACGLTPESEQDLIGQKKEMVEREDFNNDGKVSGFEKFRNRFMRTLDRLFVHKKITTVTYLVGATLLAILLINFIGKDVFPRTNSSQFQLRMRAIDGTRLERTEEQARIVLKELEKMVGKEHIGISSVYVGQHPSLFSINPIYLFMAGSHEAVFQVSLKDYHEDMDDFKDEFRARLKKVLPDTKLSFEPIELTDKVLSQGSPTPIEIRVAGKDKKKNELYATQIVDKLKAISYFRDVQIGQPIHYPAMNIDIDRTRAAELGVDMNDISRSLVASTSSSRYTEKNNWIDEKAGLSYAVQVQVPLNKMKSKTDIGEIPVLKNSLRPVLSDVAKITPGFVSGENDNLGAMPYITVTANIYQTDLGTASKDVSKTISSLGELPRGLFITPIGLSTVLTETLSSLQTGLLVAVFVIFLMLAANFQSFKVSLVILTTVPAVVLGALLMLTLTGSTLNLQSYMGIIMSVGVSIANAVLLVTNAEQLRKINGNALESAREAAALRLRPIIMTSVAMIAGMLPMAIGHGEGGDQVSPLGRAVIGGLLFSTFAVLLILPQIFAWAQEKTSTQSVSLDPEDEESIHYISSISKSKVIKS, via the coding sequence ATGAATTTAATACGTTTTGCACTCCGCAAACCCATCTCCATATTAGTATTGGTTGCGGGTCTATTTTTCTTCGGAATTGGTGCCATCAAAGACATTAAGGTAGATATTCTGCCAAAAATGAATTTGCCGGTGATCTATATTGCGCATCCGTTTGGAGGTTACACGCCAGATCAGATGGAAGCTTATTTTGCCAAAAACTACGTAAACGTTTTACCTTTCTCGAACGGTATCAAATCGGTAGAAACCAAAAATATTCAGGGGTTAATGATTATGAAATTAACCTATTATGAAGGAACCAACATGGCTCAGGCTGCTGCCGAGCTGAGTGCGCTTTCCAACAGAATACAGGCGGCTTTTCCTCCGGGAACACAACCTCCGTTTATCATCCGTTTTGATGCTTCTTCGCTTCCAATCGGGCAATTGGTTTTAAGCAGTAAAATAAGATCAAACAACGAATTGCAGGATTTAGCCAACGTTTATGTGCGTGCTTCGTTTACTTCTATTCCCGGTTTATTATCTCCGGCTCCTTTTGGAGGAAGTCCAAGAACAATTGAGGTAAATGTAGATCCGGATTTATTGCGTTCTCATAATATGACACCAGATCAGATTGTTGAAGCAATTCGTCTGAACAACCAGACGGCTCCTTCCGGAAACGTTCGTATGGGTGACAAAAACTATATTACGCCAACCAACAATACCATTAAAGAAATTAAAGATTTTGAGCAGATTCCGTTATTCAAAGGCGGTGTTCAGAACTTAAAATTGGGCGATGTAGCTTCTGTAAAAGACGGTGCCGATATTACGCAGGGTTATGCATTGGTAAACGGAAAACGTTCGGTTTACATCAGTATTGCAAAAGCGGGAGACGCTTCGACCTGGGATGTGGTTCAGAAATTAAAAGCAGAGTTGCCTAAAATTCAGAGTACGCTTCCTGAAGATGTAAACATTACGTATGAATTTGACCAGTCGGTTTATGTAATCAATTCGGTTAAAAGTTTGATTACAGAAGGAATTATTGGTGCGGTTCTGACAGGATTAATGGTATTGTTATTCTTAGGTGACCGTCGTGCGGCCTTAATCGTAATTATGACGATTCCTATTTCGATTATTTCGGGAGTTTTATTCCTGAAATTATTTGGACAAACGATCAACTTAATGTCTTTATCAGGATTGGCATTAGCAATTGGTATTTTGGTGGATGAAAGTACGGTAACGATCGAAAATATTCACCAGCATCTCGACATGGGAAAACCCAAGGCACTCGCCATTTGGGACGCTTGTCAGGAAATTGCTTTGCCTAAATTATTGATCTTGCTTTGTATTCTGGCCGTATTTGCTCCGGCATTTACCATGGTGGGTATTCCGGGAGCGTTGTTCTTGCCTTTGGCTTTGGCAATTGGTTTTTCTATGGTGATTTCGTTTTTATTGTCTCAGACTTTTGTGCCTGTAATGGCCAACTGGATGATGAAAGATCACATTAAACACGAACATGAACCTAATATTACAGACGACGAAGCAGAATTTAATGCCTGCGGATTAACGCCTGAATCTGAACAAGATTTAATTGGTCAGAAAAAGGAAATGGTCGAAAGAGAAGATTTCAATAATGATGGAAAAGTAAGTGGTTTCGAAAAATTCAGAAATCGTTTCATGCGAACTTTAGATCGTTTGTTTGTACACAAAAAAATAACGACCGTGACCTATTTGGTTGGAGCAACTCTTTTAGCCATTCTATTGATCAATTTTATCGGAAAAGACGTTTTCCCAAGAACCAATTCAAGTCAGTTTCAGCTGAGAATGCGCGCTATTGACGGAACTCGTTTGGAGCGAACAGAAGAGCAAGCCAGAATTGTTTTAAAAGAACTGGAAAAAATGGTCGGAAAAGAGCATATCGGAATTTCTTCTGTATATGTGGGTCAGCACCCTTCCCTGTTCTCAATCAACCCGATTTATTTATTCATGGCGGGTTCTCACGAAGCGGTTTTTCAAGTGAGTCTGAAAGACTATCACGAAGACATGGATGATTTTAAAGATGAATTTAGAGCGAGACTTAAAAAAGTACTGCCAGATACTAAACTTTCTTTTGAGCCAATCGAATTAACGGATAAGGTTTTAAGCCAGGGTTCTCCTACTCCTATTGAAATTAGAGTAGCCGGAAAAGACAAAAAGAAAAATGAATTATATGCGACTCAAATTGTCGATAAACTAAAAGCGATTTCCTATTTCAGAGACGTACAGATTGGTCAGCCTATTCACTATCCAGCAATGAATATTGATATTGACAGAACCCGTGCTGCCGAATTAGGAGTTGATATGAACGATATCTCGCGTTCGCTTGTGGCATCGACCTCATCTTCACGTTATACCGAAAAAAATAACTGGATCGATGAAAAAGCAGGATTATCCTATGCTGTTCAGGTTCAGGTTCCTTTAAACAAAATGAAAAGCAAAACCGATATTGGAGAAATTCCGGTATTGAAAAACTCGCTTCGTCCCGTTTTAAGTGACGTTGCCAAAATTACACCCGGATTTGTAAGTGGAGAAAATGACAATTTAGGGGCCATGCCATACATTACCGTTACAGCAAACATCTACCAAACCGATTTAGGTACGGCTTCAAAAGATGTAAGCAAAACAATTAGTTCTTTGGGCGAATTACCTCGTGGATTGTTTATTACGCCAATCGGACTAAGTACTGTACTGACAGAAACATTAAGTAGTTTACAAACAGGATTATTGGTTGCCGTTTTTGTAATCTTCTTAATGTTGGCCGCTAATTTCCAATCGTTCAAAGTTTCGTTAGTCATTTTAACAACCGTTCCTGCGGTAGTTCTAGGAGCATTATTAATGCTGACGCTTACAGGCTCAACGCTAAACTTACAATCGTACATGGGAATCATCATGTCGGTCGGGGTTTCGATTGCCAACGCTGTTTTATTGGTTACGAATGCCGAACAGCTTCGAAAAATAAACGGTAATGCCTTAGAATCTGCGAGAGAAGCTGCTGCACTGCGTCTTCGTCCGATTATCATGACTTCGGTTGCGATGATTGCGGGAATGCTACCAATGGCAATTGGACACGGCGAAGGGGGCGATCAGGTTTCTCCGTTAGGAAGAGCAGTTATTGGTGGATTGTTATTTTCAACTTTTGCCGTATTATTGATCCTTCCGCAGATATTTGCGTGGGCACAAGAAAAAACATCAACACAATCTGTTTCTTTAGATCCTGAAGACGAAGAAAGTATCCATTATATCTCATCAATAAGTAAGTCTAAAGTTATAAAGTCTTAA